One Fictibacillus halophilus genomic window, CCTGTGAGAAAAAAAACAGATCTTCAAAGGGCGTTAATTTAATCGCTGTGACGAAATATGTGAGTAAGGAAACAACAAAAGCCGCTGTTTCAGCAGGTATTGAACATATTGGTGAAAACAGGATAGAAGGCTTGTTATCAAAAAAAGAATTTCTGAAAGACATGCCTGTTAAATGGCACTTTATCGGCACTTTGCAAACTAGAAAAGTAAAAGATATTATTGAGCACGTGGATTACATTCATTCATTAGACCGTTTAAGTCTAGCGAATGAGATACAAAAAAGAGCAGAAAAGACTATTTCGTGCTTTGTTCAAGTTAATGTAGCAGAAGAAGATTCCAAACACGGTTTGCCAGTAAAAGATGTTGTAGATTTTGTCGATAAATTAAAAGACTACGATCGT contains:
- a CDS encoding YggS family pyridoxal phosphate-dependent enzyme: MGIKENKEHILKEIQRACEKKNRSSKGVNLIAVTKYVSKETTKAAVSAGIEHIGENRIEGLLSKKEFLKDMPVKWHFIGTLQTRKVKDIIEHVDYIHSLDRLSLANEIQKRAEKTISCFVQVNVAEEDSKHGLPVKDVVDFVDKLKDYDRIKVVGLMTMAPFTDDESLIRNVFSTLKQLQLEIQKQEMVHAPCTELSMGMSNDFSIAVEEGATFIRIGTSLVGKEF